CTCTTGGCGGATTCTCAGGAACGCGTTCGCGTCGCCGAGCGCCGGCTCACGGAAATCGACAACGAACTCGTCTCGTTACGCGGCAAGCTTGTGGACGAAACGGTGGTGGCCCGCGCCTTGGCCGACTTCGACAAGCTGTGGGAGACCCTAGCGCCGCGGGAGCAGTCCCGTGTGCTGGAACTGCTCGTCGACCGGGTTGACTACGATGGCGAGCACGGCCGTATCTCGCTGACGTTCCACGCTACCGGCATCAAGACGCTGACCCATGAACTCGCCCGCCACCAGGAGGACGCAGCATGAACTGCCAGCTAACCGTCACCCGTGACTTTCACGTGAGTCGTCGGCGTTGTGGCCAGAAGCAACTACGCGACGGCGCCTCAGAAGAGACGCCAGGAGGCAGGATCCCGCGTATCGCCCGGCTGATGGCGCTGGCGATCCGTTGCGAGAAGTTGATTCGTGACGGCGTCGTGGCGGACCAGTCCGAATTGGCCCGCTTCGGCCACATCACCACCGCCCGGATGACGCAGATCTTGTCGCTCTTGAACCTGGCTCCCGACCTTCAGGAACAGATTCTGTATTTGCCACGAGTGGGGCGCGGCCGCGATGCCGTGAAGGAGACCGACGTTCGCCCGATCGCCACCACGCTCGACTGGTGCAAACAACGACGCATATGGGCGGCGCTTCAGCAGAGTCTTCATAAGGACGAAACCAGTTCGCGGTAGGTTGTCTCCGCAATGCGAACGCAACGAGGTTGCTAACAAGCAAGGGGTTTCTAAACCGAGAGCGCGAGAGTTCGCGGTCGAAATCTCGGCGGGACGGAACCAACCCTCCCCTGCGACGCTCCCCGCGCGAAAGTCGAGAGCGCTTAACCAACACCGTCGTCGTCGCAAACTCTTTCGCAGACTACGGATAACTCGCGACCTACGTTAGCCCCGTCTCGCGTCGCGAGAGCTAACTTCCGTGTCGCTCTGAGTTCGCAAGAATAAATGAGTACGCCCGATCCAACGCTCTTCGTAAAAACTCTCTGTCGATTGTCGGATCGTAAGATGTTAAACGATAAAGGCTTGGCGATTTCGAATCTGTTTCGGTCGACAAATCGGAGGCGAGTGTTTTCGCACTTATCCCGGGCACGGGTTAGCACTAACGGAGAGAGTCTGCGGGGCCGCGTACCTGAGATCAGAACTGAGTGCGGGACCGCCCTCTACGACTTGAAATTGTTACGTCCTCGCCGGGCTGCTGAAATTGGACGACGGACCGAAGCGGGTATTTGAGGAACCGATTGTCCCTGCCATGCTTCCGGAACAGCAAAATCCGTAACTCATGCCCTGAGACAACGTCCTGCATGTGGTAGCAGAATGCGCACAAGCCAGGGATCATTTGGACGATTCCGATTCCTTAATGGCGAGCCGGATCGCCTCAGCCGCTCCCACCGGCCTGATCGGGAATGTGTGTAAGGCCTGCGAGTTTCGCACCACCGTCGGATTCTTCAGCCCTTCGATCAAGTGGCGCCCCACTTCGTAGGTGGCTGGTGTGACGAGCGCCAGCCATAGCCCAGATAAATAGGGCGTCAGCACCGGTACGAAGATCAGCCACCGCCGCAGCCCTCGCTGTCGAGCATATTCTCGAATCAGGTCACTATAGGTGACGACATCCGGGCTGCCGATTTCGAAGATGCGACTCTCGCCTGGAGGCAAGTCTTTCGCGGCGAGCAGGTATGCCAGCACGTCTTGGATAGCGATGGGCTGCGTCGGCGTGGTGAGCCAGCGTGGGCAGATCATTACCGGGAGGCGATCCGTCAACGACTTCATCAATTGAAATGACAAGCTTCGCGCCCCCACGACCATTCCGGCCCGGAATTCGATCGTTTCAACCCCGGAGTTGCGGAGGATTTCGCCCACCTCATGCCGACTTCGCAGGTGGGGCGACAGCTTGGGGTCGCCGTCGTCCCCCAATCCGCCAAGGTAGATGATTCGCCGGACAGCGGCTCTCTGGGCGGCAGCCGCAAAGTTGGTCGCCGCCTGTCGATCTTCTTCTTCGAAGTCGGACGATCCCGACATCAGATGCACGAGGTAGTAGGCGGTTTGGACACCCTGCAACGCCGCGTCGAGCGAGGGAGGGGACAGCACGTCCCCTCGGACGATCTCCGTGGAACCCTTGACCGAAGGGCGCAGTTTGTCGGGATTTTCGGGCCAGACAGCGCAACACAAGCGGCTGCGCTTCGAGGAGCGGCAACAATCGACCGCCGACGTACCCAGACGCTCCCGTCAACAGAACCGTTTGTGGAGTCAAGACTTCGGAGTTCTCTTGCGCCTTGGTCGGCATCGTCCTAGGTTACACTCCCTGTTGGGCGACGGTGTTCAGCGTGCCTATGATCTCTTATTCCAGTTTATCGGTTCGGGAGCCGAGGCACATACTCGGTGACATTGCGAATTCGAAATGCGAACCTTGTCGTTGCAAAAACCAACGCCGGACATCCTGTACCAATTCTTGGCGGAACAGGCGGCGCTGGACTTCAGCTATTCGGCAGTCGGAGCAACCGCTGGCACGCCTCCAGCGGGTTACGTCGTGGACCGTACACGCATCGCATTGGGGTACGGTGAGTCGGTCTTCGAGTCCGCCAAGGTGGCACTGCAACGCTGGCAGCAGTTTCGACTCGGCTGGGTCGAGGCATGGTCGCCGGACACACCCCTCGAAGCCGGTCAGGTGGTGGCGATCATGGGGCGCGCGGTGGGATGCTGGTGGCTCAATGCTTGCCGCATCGTGTACACGGTCGAGGAGTCCGGAGAAACAGCCACGTTTGGCTTTGCCTACGGAACACTGCCGGGCCATGTGGAGAGCGGCGAAGAGCGCTTTCTGATCGTGTGGGATCGGGACACCGATCAGGTCTCCTACGACATTCTGGCGTTCTCCAGGCCGAACCACATTCTGACTCGGCTCAGCTATCCGCTCGTTCGTTGGAAACAAAAGCGCTTCGGGCGAGATTCCGCCGCCTCGATGTTCAAGTCGGTGAATCCCTATTCCACCATGTCGGTCGTGATTCAGAGTACGAATTGACCGCGACTAGAAAGCAATGCGTTCGGTCTGCCACTACAAGAGAAAGTTTAACGATGAGAGAACACGTTCTCCGCGGCTCGCTGGTCGCGTTGATTGCGCTGGTGTGTCAATCTTCGCTCGTCGCACAGGAGGAGTTGCCCGCCTGGAATCAGTGGCGAGGCCCGCAGCGGGACGCCGTGATCCCAGGAACGGGCTGGCCAACCACCCTTAGTGAGGAGGTGTTGAAGAGGACTTGGCGCGTCGAACTTCCTCCGAGCTATTCTGGTCCCATCCTCTCGGACTCGGCAGTATTCGCGACCGGGACCAAGGACCAAGAGACCGAGGTCGTGTACGCGCTTGATCGCAGAACTGGCATCAAGTTGTGGAGCGCTCAGTGGCCCGGCGCCATCACCGTGCCGTTCTTTGCTGCTTCCAATGGCAGTTGGATGCGGTCCACACCTGTGTTTGACGGGACGAGCCTGTACGTCGCCGGGATGCGAGACGTACTGGTATCACTGAATGCACAGACGGGCGAGGAGCAATGGCGGGTGGATTTCGTCGAGCAACTCAAGTCACCGTTGCCTGCCTTCGGGTTCTGCAGTTCACCCTTGCTTGATGGTGATTGGCTCTACGTTCAAGCCGGCGCTTCCTTCATCAAGCTCGACAAACACACCGGCAAGATCGTCTGGCGCACCCTCCAAGACGACGGCGGAATGATGGGCAGCGCCTTTTCTTCACCAATCGTGGCGACTCTCGCTGGCAAACGCCAGATTCTCGTGCAGACTCGCGAAAAACTGGCCGGGGTTGATCCCGAGAACGGAGAGG
Above is a window of Planctomycetia bacterium DNA encoding:
- a CDS encoding recombinase family protein yields the protein LLADSQERVRVAERRLTEIDNELVSLRGKLVDETVVARALADFDKLWETLAPREQSRVLELLVDRVDYDGEHGRISLTFHATGIKTLTHELARHQEDAA
- a CDS encoding NAD(P)H-binding protein, coding for MCCAVWPENPDKLRPSVKGSTEIVRGDVLSPPSLDAALQGVQTAYYLVHLMSGSSDFEEEDRQAATNFAAAAQRAAVRRIIYLGGLGDDGDPKLSPHLRSRHEVGEILRNSGVETIEFRAGMVVGARSLSFQLMKSLTDRLPVMICPRWLTTPTQPIAIQDVLAYLLAAKDLPPGESRIFEIGSPDVVTYSDLIREYARQRGLRRWLIFVPVLTPYLSGLWLALVTPATYEVGRHLIEGLKNPTVVRNSQALHTFPIRPVGAAEAIRLAIKESESSK
- a CDS encoding DUF1990 domain-containing protein is translated as MRTLSLQKPTPDILYQFLAEQAALDFSYSAVGATAGTPPAGYVVDRTRIALGYGESVFESAKVALQRWQQFRLGWVEAWSPDTPLEAGQVVAIMGRAVGCWWLNACRIVYTVEESGETATFGFAYGTLPGHVESGEERFLIVWDRDTDQVSYDILAFSRPNHILTRLSYPLVRWKQKRFGRDSAASMFKSVNPYSTMSVVIQSTN
- a CDS encoding PQQ-binding-like beta-propeller repeat protein, which gives rise to MIALVCQSSLVAQEELPAWNQWRGPQRDAVIPGTGWPTTLSEEVLKRTWRVELPPSYSGPILSDSAVFATGTKDQETEVVYALDRRTGIKLWSAQWPGAITVPFFAASNGSWMRSTPVFDGTSLYVAGMRDVLVSLNAQTGEEQWRVDFVEQLKSPLPAFGFCSSPLLDGDWLYVQAGASFIKLDKHTGKIVWRTLQDDGGMMGSAFSSPIVATLAGKRQILVQTREKLAGVDPENGEVLWEQVVPSFRGMNILTPVPFGDGVFTSSYQNKSWLYRVSEADGKFTCAEGWNNSAQGYMSTPVVIEDHAYLHLQNQRFTCIDLRTGERKWTSTPHGKYCSLVAQNDLILALDERGVLLLLRANPREFDLLDERKVSDDDAWAHIAVSGEDLIVRELNAVSVFRWKAGGD